A part of Larkinella insperata genomic DNA contains:
- a CDS encoding M1 family aminopeptidase, whose translation MQTPFTKYGRIAAMWGWILFWALSTAYAQQPDEGVASCRHTRLNYFGSLAKNRAARVKYPGDATIDIKYYKLDLNITYTPNYLRGAATVGLQSVNDNLSQFYLDLAAAMTVDSVKVGTQKLAFSQQDNQLRITPGQPLRQRQTLFVTVYYQGVPGATGLGSFAFDLHGSQNQPVIWSLSEPYGARDWFPCKDTPADKADSSDVWITAPKQFVSVSNGILEQTIDNADDTRTYRWRNRYPIANYLISLAMANYALYEQTYRPASGGSMPVTHYIYPEALNDNLRRTLDQTTSMLDVFSTYFGPYPFLKEKYGHAQFGWGGGMEHQTISSMGVFNTDIIAHELAHQWFGDKITCETWEHIWLNEGFATYSEVLYREATGGAAALNAYVNTYMLLARRARGSLYVEDINDVDNIFDANRTYYKGAMVLHMLRGVVGDQKFKEILQKYAASEFAYGTATTEDFVAIASQVYGQSLDYFFKQWIYGENYPTYRVRWSSGAVAGQTDRYRVELRLEQNTSTANPTFFTMPVQVKVLTPAGDTLITVTNNSASQTFELIVKGQPTQVQIDPNNWILKQVEVTEIITAVNEPVTATQLTVLPNPVREQLTAQVEVTKPFTGRLALTNLAGQEVVTVSDRLFTSGRHTITWPVLNLSAGPYYLTLNTGERRLTKAVLIIK comes from the coding sequence ATGCAAACACCCTTTACGAAGTATGGCAGGATCGCAGCCATGTGGGGTTGGATCCTTTTTTGGGCCCTTTCAACGGCCTACGCCCAGCAACCCGATGAAGGCGTGGCCTCCTGCCGCCACACCCGGCTGAATTATTTTGGTTCACTGGCGAAAAACCGGGCGGCCCGGGTCAAGTACCCCGGCGATGCCACCATCGATATCAAGTATTACAAACTCGACCTGAACATTACCTACACGCCCAATTATCTGCGCGGGGCTGCGACGGTGGGGCTGCAAAGCGTGAATGACAACCTGAGCCAGTTTTACCTGGACCTTGCCGCGGCTATGACCGTAGATTCCGTGAAGGTTGGTACGCAAAAACTCGCTTTTTCGCAGCAGGACAATCAACTGCGCATTACACCCGGGCAGCCCCTTCGGCAGCGGCAAACCCTGTTCGTAACGGTTTATTACCAGGGCGTGCCGGGAGCAACGGGTCTGGGGAGCTTTGCGTTTGACCTGCACGGTTCACAAAATCAGCCGGTGATCTGGAGCCTGAGCGAACCCTACGGCGCGCGAGACTGGTTTCCCTGCAAAGACACACCCGCCGATAAAGCGGATTCGTCGGATGTCTGGATTACGGCCCCGAAGCAGTTTGTGTCCGTCTCCAACGGTATTCTGGAGCAAACCATCGACAACGCCGACGACACCCGAACCTACCGCTGGCGCAACCGCTATCCCATTGCTAACTACCTGATTTCGCTGGCTATGGCTAATTATGCGCTTTACGAGCAGACCTACCGCCCGGCTTCCGGCGGCTCGATGCCCGTAACGCATTACATCTATCCGGAAGCCCTGAACGATAACCTGCGCCGGACGCTCGACCAGACCACGTCGATGCTGGACGTTTTCTCCACTTACTTTGGACCGTATCCATTTCTGAAAGAAAAATACGGCCACGCTCAATTTGGCTGGGGCGGGGGCATGGAACACCAGACCATCAGTTCGATGGGGGTGTTCAATACCGACATTATTGCGCACGAACTGGCGCACCAGTGGTTTGGCGATAAAATTACCTGCGAAACCTGGGAGCACATCTGGCTCAACGAAGGTTTTGCGACGTATTCGGAGGTGCTGTACCGGGAGGCAACCGGCGGAGCCGCAGCCCTGAACGCTTACGTCAACACCTACATGCTCCTGGCGCGCCGGGCGCGGGGGAGTCTGTATGTGGAGGATATAAATGATGTAGACAACATTTTTGACGCCAATCGCACGTATTACAAAGGGGCGATGGTGCTGCACATGCTGCGGGGCGTGGTGGGCGATCAGAAATTCAAGGAAATTCTCCAGAAATACGCAGCTTCGGAGTTTGCGTATGGAACCGCCACCACCGAAGATTTTGTCGCCATCGCGTCGCAAGTTTATGGGCAGTCGCTTGATTATTTCTTTAAACAGTGGATCTACGGGGAAAACTACCCAACGTACCGGGTTCGGTGGAGCAGTGGTGCCGTCGCGGGCCAAACCGATCGGTACCGCGTCGAGTTGCGGCTGGAACAAAATACCAGTACGGCCAACCCGACCTTTTTCACCATGCCGGTGCAAGTCAAAGTGCTGACACCAGCGGGCGATACGCTGATAACGGTGACGAACAACAGCGCCAGCCAGACGTTTGAACTGATCGTGAAGGGGCAGCCAACGCAGGTGCAGATCGACCCGAACAACTGGATTTTAAAGCAGGTGGAGGTAACGGAAATCATCACGGCGGTGAACGAACCGGTTACGGCCACGCAACTGACGGTTTTGCCCAATCCTGTCCGCGAGCAGCTAACGGCGCAGGTCGAGGTAACCAAGCCGTTTACGGGTCGGCTGGCCCTAACAAATTTGGCCGGGCAGGAAGTAGTTACGGTATCCGACCGGCTTTTTACGTCCGGACGGCACACCATAACCTGGCCGGTGCTCAACCTGTCCGCTGGCCCGTATTACCTGACGCTGAACACCGGAGAACGTCGGTTGACCAAAGCCGTCCTGATTATTAAATAA
- a CDS encoding VOC family protein produces MMKRLLLIASLLLTGSLLFAQDQPQSLGIVGHNHLALQVKDIQTSAKFYREILGLKPIPVPDNLKAIRSWFDIGNGQQIHLLAGRTASFVHDKDGSHFALFVDDIAKSERFLTQHNIKFHKQVRFDGVVQIYFPDPDGYLFELNEKKK; encoded by the coding sequence ATGATGAAACGATTGCTTTTAATTGCCTCTTTGTTGCTAACCGGCAGTCTCCTTTTTGCTCAGGATCAACCTCAGTCGCTCGGCATTGTCGGCCATAATCACCTGGCATTGCAGGTCAAAGACATTCAGACGAGTGCGAAATTTTACCGCGAGATTCTGGGCCTGAAACCCATTCCGGTTCCGGATAACCTGAAAGCGATCCGCTCGTGGTTTGACATCGGCAACGGGCAGCAGATTCACTTACTGGCGGGGCGGACGGCGTCGTTCGTGCACGACAAGGACGGGAGCCATTTTGCGCTGTTCGTCGATGATATAGCCAAATCCGAGCGGTTTCTGACCCAGCATAACATCAAATTCCATAAACAGGTCCGCTTCGACGGCGTGGTGCAGATTTACTTTCCCGACCCGGACGGGTATCTGTTCGAATTAAACGAAAAGAAGAAGTAA
- a CDS encoding DUF7133 domain-containing protein, whose translation MLKISLSLVYAFLLLLSLMQKLGNPETHNRLTPAPQPAHFKTAPDVPADIKLTNFAGPDLTPSPACLAVAPTGEVFVGVDMIGSLGKTPGKGYIIKLIDKDNDGKVDEHTKFAMVDNPRGILPVRDQIFVLHTTFSKETGKASGMDLVVFDDANQDGVADGPSKPLIQNICSPKFLQSRGTDHATNGIRMGIDGWIYIAVGDFGFHEAVDRSGKKLTMLGGGIVRVRPDGTEMEIYSHGMRNIYDVAIDPYMNIFTRDNTNDGGGWNIRFSHQIQSGEYGYPVLFKHFTNEIIPALVDVGGGSGTGSFFMDDPTWPDQYNHVPMMADWGRSQLYIHRVTPDGPSYKQKEEEFIKLAQITDVDVDASGRMYLSAWDGAGYSGNPSKGFVVRAVPTNWTYKAFPSIKKASVKELTKVLQSGSAVARLAAQQELLTRPVKQVTKATWEIAADKKLPLHIRIAGMYTYAQIAGQDGIENLAKLTAENDMREYALRALSDRKPFVASAPLEPFTQAMSDPSERVRTAAIVGLGRLGRPEAATALLQVPVPASFVEPAKGTEGPHATPNAAIVPPHLAVRALVSLKAVDACVRAIGTGNSALALWALRYMHDPKAVDGLLAAYRQTNDGKLKKEILTTVARLYKKEAPYDGSWWWSTRPDTHGPYYKGITWESSPAIEKFLKAEFEKSGEAEKPLFADLNSRLRLEISEFGGEEAVAAKEEVKIDLEKIRNQKGQIGKSSIEDVMLAMAKIKGDPIKGKALFAQQGCIACHSLSKSETMKGPFMGQIGSIMNREQIAESILKPNASISQGFATVLITAKGGKSYTGFVTEESATRVVLRDITGTVTTLKASDITSRKEMETSMMPSGLADALSYEEFASLITFLSEQKK comes from the coding sequence ATGTTAAAAATCTCACTAAGCCTGGTTTACGCTTTCCTGCTTCTGCTCAGCCTGATGCAGAAACTGGGAAATCCCGAAACGCACAACCGCTTAACCCCGGCCCCCCAACCCGCTCATTTTAAAACCGCTCCCGATGTTCCGGCCGATATCAAGCTGACCAACTTTGCCGGACCGGACCTGACACCGAGCCCGGCCTGTCTGGCGGTGGCTCCGACCGGCGAGGTCTTCGTGGGTGTGGACATGATCGGGTCGCTGGGCAAGACGCCGGGAAAAGGCTACATCATCAAACTCATCGACAAAGACAACGATGGCAAGGTGGATGAGCACACGAAATTTGCGATGGTTGATAACCCGCGCGGTATTCTGCCGGTCCGCGACCAGATTTTTGTGCTACATACCACCTTTTCGAAAGAAACTGGCAAAGCATCCGGCATGGATCTCGTGGTGTTCGACGACGCCAATCAGGACGGTGTAGCCGACGGCCCTTCCAAACCGCTCATTCAGAACATCTGCTCCCCCAAATTCCTCCAAAGCCGGGGCACCGACCACGCCACCAACGGCATCCGGATGGGCATCGACGGCTGGATTTACATTGCCGTGGGTGATTTCGGTTTCCACGAAGCCGTCGACCGCAGCGGTAAAAAACTGACCATGCTCGGCGGGGGCATTGTGCGCGTCCGGCCCGACGGCACCGAAATGGAAATCTATTCGCACGGGATGCGGAACATTTATGACGTGGCCATCGACCCGTACATGAACATTTTCACCCGCGACAACACCAACGACGGCGGGGGCTGGAACATCCGATTCAGCCACCAGATCCAGTCGGGCGAATACGGTTATCCGGTTCTGTTCAAGCACTTTACAAACGAAATCATTCCGGCGCTGGTTGATGTGGGCGGTGGTTCCGGCACCGGTTCGTTCTTCATGGACGACCCGACCTGGCCCGACCAGTATAACCACGTTCCGATGATGGCCGACTGGGGTCGGAGCCAGTTGTACATCCACCGGGTGACGCCGGACGGCCCGAGCTACAAGCAGAAAGAAGAAGAATTTATCAAACTGGCGCAGATTACCGACGTTGACGTGGATGCGTCGGGCCGGATGTACCTTTCGGCCTGGGATGGCGCGGGGTATTCCGGAAACCCGAGCAAGGGGTTTGTCGTTCGGGCCGTGCCGACCAACTGGACCTACAAAGCGTTTCCGAGTATCAAAAAAGCGTCGGTGAAAGAATTGACCAAGGTACTGCAATCCGGTAGCGCCGTTGCCCGGCTGGCGGCTCAGCAGGAGTTGCTCACCCGCCCGGTCAAACAAGTTACAAAAGCGACTTGGGAGATTGCCGCTGACAAAAAATTGCCGCTTCACATCCGCATCGCCGGTATGTACACCTACGCACAAATCGCCGGGCAAGACGGTATTGAAAACCTGGCCAAGCTGACCGCGGAAAATGACATGCGCGAATATGCGCTGCGGGCGCTCAGTGACCGCAAACCGTTTGTTGCCAGCGCTCCCCTCGAACCGTTTACGCAGGCTATGAGCGATCCTTCCGAGCGGGTTCGGACGGCCGCGATCGTTGGGCTGGGCCGCCTGGGTCGCCCGGAGGCCGCGACGGCTTTGCTGCAGGTTCCGGTTCCGGCTTCGTTTGTTGAACCGGCCAAAGGCACGGAAGGTCCGCACGCGACCCCCAACGCGGCCATTGTTCCGCCCCACCTGGCCGTCCGGGCGTTGGTGAGCCTGAAGGCGGTGGATGCCTGCGTTCGTGCCATCGGTACCGGCAATTCGGCGCTGGCACTCTGGGCGTTGCGCTACATGCACGATCCGAAAGCCGTTGACGGTTTGCTGGCGGCTTATCGGCAAACCAACGACGGAAAACTGAAAAAAGAGATTTTGACAACCGTTGCCCGGCTGTACAAAAAAGAAGCGCCCTACGACGGTTCGTGGTGGTGGAGCACCCGCCCCGACACCCACGGTCCGTATTACAAAGGCATCACCTGGGAATCGTCGCCCGCGATTGAGAAGTTTCTGAAGGCCGAATTTGAAAAGTCAGGCGAAGCCGAAAAGCCGCTTTTTGCCGACCTGAACAGCCGTCTGCGCCTGGAAATCTCGGAATTTGGCGGTGAAGAAGCCGTTGCCGCGAAGGAAGAAGTTAAGATTGATCTGGAAAAAATTCGCAACCAAAAAGGGCAGATTGGTAAATCGTCGATTGAAGACGTGATGCTGGCGATGGCGAAAATCAAAGGCGATCCGATCAAAGGAAAGGCGCTTTTTGCCCAGCAGGGGTGCATCGCCTGCCACAGCCTGTCGAAAAGCGAAACGATGAAAGGCCCGTTCATGGGGCAAATCGGCTCGATCATGAACCGGGAGCAGATCGCCGAGTCGATTCTGAAACCCAACGCGTCCATCTCGCAGGGCTTTGCGACGGTTCTGATTACGGCAAAAGGCGGCAAAAGCTACACGGGATTTGTGACCGAAGAATCCGCAACGCGCGTGGTGCTGCGGGACATCACCGGCACCGTCACCACGCTTAAAGCGAGCGATATTACGAGCCGCAAGGAAATGGAAACGTCGATGATGCCGAGTGGGCTGGCCGACGCCCTGTCGTACGAGGAATTTGCTTCGTTGATTACGTTCCTGTCGGAACAGAAAAAATAA
- a CDS encoding NFACT RNA binding domain-containing protein, which yields MHTNFYFLRQLAPALHSPLTGLKFMECFSQDRDELVLVFAQARGKINFYRPFFIKATLRPDFSGLLFPETVQRARFNSVDLFETFYDRDVVAVRSFLNERCLGITLEGGVTLLFKFFGNRPNLLIFSEDTVIDLFNNKLVADTQLLLSGLDRPLDQSWDAYVQNGYDHRKLFPTFGKLVNAYLEENGILEKEPPEKWQLIQETVRQLEHPRYYLTTFQHKPTLALLPYGEPIRQEFTDPLAASNRFYSAFMGQNTMDREKGDALRLLEKRLKRTQAFIETNLQRLIDLEDAVKNEEIANILMANLHQIPEKPGARSPDVVELEDFYRNKPIKIKLKTDLSPQKNAENYYRKAKNEKIEQDLLQQQIDNREQEIRQIQQQIDAIQPIESLRELRKYLKANPVSDEKAADGTAPLFKQVVHEGFVILIGRNAKNNDLLTQQYAYKDDLWLHARDVSGSHVIVKYKAGKPFPKTVIERAAELAAWFSKRRTDSLCPVIYTPKKFVRKPKGLAAGQVKVDKEEVVLVEPRGEDDKKPSAG from the coding sequence GTGCACACCAACTTTTATTTCCTCCGCCAGCTTGCGCCAGCTCTCCACTCCCCACTGACCGGCCTGAAATTCATGGAATGTTTCAGTCAGGACCGCGACGAACTGGTGCTGGTTTTTGCCCAGGCAAGGGGGAAAATCAACTTTTACCGGCCTTTTTTCATCAAAGCGACGCTCCGGCCGGACTTTTCGGGCCTGCTGTTTCCGGAAACCGTGCAGCGCGCCCGTTTCAACAGTGTCGATCTGTTTGAAACATTTTACGACCGGGACGTGGTGGCCGTTCGCTCATTTCTGAACGAGCGGTGTCTAGGCATTACGCTGGAAGGCGGTGTAACGTTGCTGTTCAAGTTTTTCGGGAACCGGCCCAACCTGCTGATCTTTTCTGAGGATACCGTCATTGATCTGTTCAACAACAAACTGGTTGCCGATACACAATTGCTCCTTTCCGGCCTCGACCGCCCCCTCGACCAGTCGTGGGACGCCTACGTCCAGAACGGTTACGACCACCGGAAGCTTTTTCCGACGTTCGGCAAACTCGTCAATGCGTACCTGGAGGAAAACGGTATTCTGGAGAAAGAGCCACCGGAAAAGTGGCAGTTGATTCAGGAAACCGTTCGGCAACTGGAGCATCCACGCTATTACCTCACAACGTTTCAGCATAAACCGACGCTCGCCCTGCTGCCTTACGGTGAACCAATCCGTCAGGAGTTTACGGATCCATTGGCCGCCAGCAACCGGTTTTACTCGGCTTTTATGGGGCAGAACACGATGGACCGCGAGAAAGGCGACGCCCTTCGGCTGCTGGAAAAACGGCTGAAACGAACACAGGCTTTCATTGAAACCAACCTGCAACGGCTGATTGATCTGGAAGATGCGGTAAAAAACGAGGAGATCGCCAACATCCTGATGGCCAACCTGCACCAGATTCCGGAGAAACCGGGGGCACGGTCGCCGGACGTGGTGGAACTGGAGGACTTTTACCGGAACAAACCCATTAAAATAAAGCTCAAAACCGACCTCAGTCCGCAGAAAAACGCCGAAAACTATTACCGGAAAGCCAAAAACGAAAAAATTGAACAGGATCTGTTGCAGCAGCAGATCGACAACCGGGAGCAGGAAATCCGGCAGATTCAGCAACAGATTGACGCCATCCAACCCATCGAATCGCTGCGGGAACTGCGAAAATACCTGAAAGCAAACCCAGTCAGCGACGAAAAAGCCGCCGACGGCACCGCCCCCCTCTTCAAGCAGGTGGTTCACGAAGGCTTCGTGATCCTGATTGGCCGCAACGCCAAAAACAACGATTTGCTCACGCAGCAGTACGCTTACAAAGACGACCTCTGGCTGCACGCCCGCGACGTTTCGGGGTCGCACGTGATCGTCAAGTACAAAGCCGGAAAACCGTTTCCCAAAACCGTTATCGAGCGGGCCGCGGAGCTGGCGGCCTGGTTTTCCAAACGCCGGACCGACTCGCTTTGCCCGGTTATTTACACGCCCAAAAAATTTGTCCGAAAACCCAAAGGGCTGGCAGCGGGCCAGGTGAAGGTTGATAAAGAAGAAGTTGTTCTGGTCGAACCGCGGGGAGAAGACGACAAAAAGCCTTCTGCGGGTTAA
- a CDS encoding AGE family epimerase/isomerase — MFDLRTTRQELNQELKDILAYWQKYGPDPVGGGYYGQVDYQNVPKTDAAKGIVVTSRIVWTFSAAARHMQHDEYLPYAERAYNYIEKYFRDKEHGGVYWSVDYKGEPQQTFKQQYGQAFAIYGLSEYYRATKHQPALDFAKEIYGLMIKHAYDPKRGGFYECLTRDWSGMADDYVISKKENQESKTMNTHLHILEAFTNLYRAWPDQGLNGQIRGLIAMFEKHIVDPKTYRMNLFMDDDWNVRKTAISYGHDIEASWLLVESAEALHDEALTKRIKALSVKMARAAATGLEPDGGMNYEYDPREKHLNRERSWWVMAEAMVGFMNAYQLTKEKQFLDKSLKNWEFIKTYMLDRKNGEWYSGIDENHKVLGNTKISMWKCPYHNGRACIEMVDRLG; from the coding sequence ATGTTCGACCTGCGAACAACCCGACAAGAACTCAACCAGGAATTGAAAGATATTCTGGCGTACTGGCAGAAATACGGTCCCGATCCGGTGGGGGGCGGCTATTACGGCCAGGTCGACTATCAGAATGTTCCCAAAACCGATGCCGCCAAAGGCATTGTGGTCACTAGCCGCATCGTCTGGACGTTTTCGGCAGCCGCCCGGCACATGCAGCACGACGAATACCTGCCCTACGCCGAACGGGCCTACAACTACATCGAGAAGTATTTCCGCGACAAGGAGCACGGCGGGGTGTATTGGTCGGTGGATTACAAGGGCGAACCGCAGCAAACCTTCAAACAACAGTACGGCCAGGCGTTTGCCATTTACGGCCTGAGCGAATATTACCGGGCTACCAAACACCAGCCAGCGCTGGATTTTGCCAAAGAGATTTACGGGTTGATGATTAAACACGCCTACGATCCGAAGCGGGGCGGTTTTTACGAATGCCTGACCCGCGACTGGTCGGGAATGGCGGACGATTACGTCATCAGCAAGAAAGAGAATCAGGAAAGTAAAACCATGAACACACACCTCCACATTCTGGAGGCTTTTACGAACCTATACCGTGCCTGGCCGGATCAAGGGCTGAACGGGCAAATCCGTGGTTTGATCGCTATGTTTGAAAAACACATTGTCGATCCGAAAACGTACCGGATGAACCTGTTTATGGATGATGACTGGAACGTCCGGAAAACCGCTATTTCCTACGGTCACGACATCGAAGCCTCTTGGCTGCTGGTCGAATCGGCCGAAGCCCTGCACGACGAAGCATTGACAAAGCGAATCAAGGCGTTGTCCGTAAAAATGGCGCGGGCGGCCGCTACCGGTCTGGAACCCGACGGCGGTATGAACTACGAATACGACCCCAGGGAAAAGCACCTCAACCGCGAGCGTTCGTGGTGGGTCATGGCCGAAGCGATGGTGGGCTTCATGAATGCTTATCAGCTCACGAAGGAAAAGCAGTTTCTGGACAAGTCGCTGAAAAACTGGGAGTTTATCAAAACATACATGCTGGACCGGAAGAACGGCGAGTGGTACAGCGGCATCGACGAAAACCACAAAGTGCTCGGCAATACCAAAATCAGCATGTGGAAATGCCCGTATCACAACGGCCGGGCGTGCATCGAGATGGTGGACCGGTTAGGATAA
- a CDS encoding MBL fold metallo-hydrolase, with amino-acid sequence MIVTLLGTGTSSGVPLIGCTCDVCRSIDFRDKRLRTSVHLAVGGKSFVIDTGPDFRQQMLRTGIRHLDAVVFTHEHKDHTAGLDEVRAYNFLQGQDIPVYARQRVLTQLQTEFAYIFAEKKYPGIPRIQLNAIDNEAFEIEGVWFTPIDVLHHRLPVFGYRIQDFTYLTDLNYISEQELEKVYGTQVLLLDALQIEPHISHFTLNQAIALVERIQPEKAYFIHISHKLGLHREVEKRLPESIRLGYDGLKITL; translated from the coding sequence ATGATCGTTACTTTACTCGGAACAGGAACATCCTCCGGTGTACCGTTGATTGGCTGTACGTGTGACGTATGCCGTTCGATCGACTTCCGGGACAAGCGGCTGCGGACTTCGGTTCACCTCGCCGTCGGGGGCAAAAGCTTCGTCATCGATACCGGTCCGGATTTTCGCCAGCAGATGCTGCGCACGGGCATCCGGCATCTGGATGCCGTTGTGTTTACGCACGAGCACAAAGACCACACCGCCGGGCTGGACGAGGTTCGGGCCTATAATTTTCTTCAGGGGCAGGATATTCCCGTCTACGCCCGCCAACGGGTGCTCACGCAGTTACAGACTGAGTTCGCGTATATTTTTGCGGAGAAAAAATACCCCGGCATTCCGCGCATCCAGCTCAACGCGATTGATAATGAAGCCTTTGAAATCGAAGGCGTCTGGTTTACCCCCATCGATGTACTGCACCACCGCCTGCCGGTTTTTGGTTACCGCATCCAGGATTTCACGTACCTGACCGACCTCAACTACATTTCCGAGCAGGAACTGGAAAAAGTCTACGGCACTCAGGTCCTGCTGCTGGACGCGCTGCAGATCGAACCCCATATCTCCCATTTTACGCTCAATCAGGCCATTGCGCTGGTGGAGCGGATTCAACCGGAGAAAGCGTATTTCATTCACATCAGCCACAAACTGGGTTTGCACCGCGAGGTTGAAAAGCGGCTGCCGGAGTCCATCCGCCTGGGCTACGATGGCTTGAAAATCACGCTCTAA